A genomic stretch from Anas platyrhynchos isolate ZD024472 breed Pekin duck chromosome 25, IASCAAS_PekinDuck_T2T, whole genome shotgun sequence includes:
- the SLC37A2 gene encoding glucose-6-phosphate exchanger SLC37A2 isoform X2, with the protein MRAALAPGVRLLRALPRDSRYRGLTLVLTFFCYTSYHLSRKPISIVKSQLHPNCSALGVNPHNGSNSTTWCSWAPFDQDNYKELFGALDNAFLVAYAIGMFISGIFGERLPLRYYLSGGMVLSGLFTALFGLGYFWDIHVLWYFIIMQVCNGLVQTTGWPSVVACVGNWFGKGKRGLIMGIWNSHTSVGNILGSLIAGIWVSSKWGLSFIVPGIIIAAVGVACFFFLVEHPDDVGCSPPLHHVMSEEKDPEGVTSDDGPLGTSGHSSTEHLESPKEPSEEPEAISFLGALRIPGVVEFSLCLLFAKLVSYTFLYWLPLYIVNVAHFGAKEAGDLSTLFDVGGILGGIFAGLISDYSGGRATTCCAMLVVAAPMLFLYNRIGQTGIGTSIAMLIVCGALVNGPYALITTAVSADLGTHESLKGNAKALSTVTAIIDGTGSVGAALGPLLAGLISPTGWNNVFYMLIAADVLACLLLARVVVKEVRGWCGYMARKRGFKQF; encoded by the exons CTACCGGGGGCTGACGCTAGTGCTGACCTTCTTCTGCTACACCAGCTACCACCTCTCCCGAAAACCCATCAGCATTGTCAAG AGCCAGCTGCATCCCAACTGCTCGGCGCTGGGCGTGAACCCCCACAATGGCTCCAACAGCACCACGTGGTGCAGCTGGGCACCCTTTG ACCAGGACAACTACAAGGAGCTTTTTGGTGCACTGGACAACGCTTTCTTGGTGGCCTACGCCATTGGGATGTTTATCAG TGGCATTTTTGGAGAGCGGCTGCCCCTACGGTACTACCTGTCAGGGGGAATGGTGCTGAGCGGGCTCTTCACGGCGCTCTTTGGCCTTGGCTATTTCTGGGACATCCACGTCCTCTGGTACTTCATCATCATGCAG GTCTGCAATGGGCTGGTGCAGACGACCGGCTGGCCGTCCGTCGTGGCTTGTGTTGGGAACTGGTTTGGGAAAGGAAA GAGGGGTTTGATCATGGGCATCTGGAACTCACACACCTCTGTGGGCAACATCCTGGGCTCGCTCATCGCAGGCATCTGGGTCTCTTCCAAATGGGGCTTGTCCTTCATCGTGCCTGGCATCATCATTGCTGCTGTGGGTGTCGCCTGCTTCTTCTTCCTCGTGGAGC ATCCTGACGATGTCGGCTGCAGCCCACCTCTGCATCAC GTGATGTCGGAGGAGAAGGACCCTGAAGGGGTGACCTCTGATGATGGACCACTGGGTACCTCGggccacagcagcactgagcacTTGGAGAGCCCCAAAGAGCCATCTGAGGAGCCTGAAGCCATCAGCTTCCTCGGGGCACTCCGGATCCCT GGCGTGGTGGAGTTCTCCCTTTGCCTGCTGTTTGCCAAGCTGGTGAGCTACACCTTCCTCTACTGGCTGCCCCTCTACATCGTGAATGTTG CGCATTTCGGTGCCAAGGAAGCCGGGGACCTGTCCACCCTCTTTGACGTCGGGGGCATTTTAG GAGGGATCTTCGCTGGGCTCATCTCTGACTACAGTGGTGGCAGGGCCACCACATGCTGCGCGATGCTGGTGGTGGCTGCTCCCATG ctcttcctgtACAACCGCATCGGACAGACTGGCATTGGCACGTCCATAG CCATGCTGATTGTCTGTGGCGCCCTGGTGAATGGCCCCTATGCTCTCATCACAACGGCGGTGTCAGCAGATTTG GGAACCCATGAGTCCCTCAAAGGAAATGCGAAAGCCCTGTCCACCGTCACAGCCATCATCGACGGCACGGGATCCGTGG GTGCTGCGCTGGGCCCACTGCTGGCGGGGCTTATCTCCCCCACAGGCTGGAACAATGTCTTCTACATGCTGATTGCTGCTGACGTCCTGGCTTGCCTG CTTCTTGCTCGTGTGGTGGTCAAAGAGGTACGCGGGTGGTGTGGCTACATGGCAAGGAAGAGAGG
- the SLC37A2 gene encoding glucose-6-phosphate exchanger SLC37A2 isoform X1 produces MRAALAPGVRLLRALPRDSRYRGLTLVLTFFCYTSYHLSRKPISIVKSQLHPNCSALGVNPHNGSNSTTWCSWAPFDQDNYKELFGALDNAFLVAYAIGMFISGIFGERLPLRYYLSGGMVLSGLFTALFGLGYFWDIHVLWYFIIMQVCNGLVQTTGWPSVVACVGNWFGKGKRGLIMGIWNSHTSVGNILGSLIAGIWVSSKWGLSFIVPGIIIAAVGVACFFFLVEHPDDVGCSPPLHHVMSEEKDPEGVTSDDGPLGTSGHSSTEHLESPKEPSEEPEAISFLGALRIPGVVEFSLCLLFAKLVSYTFLYWLPLYIVNVAHFGAKEAGDLSTLFDVGGILGGIFAGLISDYSGGRATTCCAMLVVAAPMLFLYNRIGQTGIGTSIAMLIVCGALVNGPYALITTAVSADLGTHESLKGNAKALSTVTAIIDGTGSVGAALGPLLAGLISPTGWNNVFYMLIAADVLACLLLARVVVKEVRGWCGYMARKRGSSVQLTESVLDGK; encoded by the exons CTACCGGGGGCTGACGCTAGTGCTGACCTTCTTCTGCTACACCAGCTACCACCTCTCCCGAAAACCCATCAGCATTGTCAAG AGCCAGCTGCATCCCAACTGCTCGGCGCTGGGCGTGAACCCCCACAATGGCTCCAACAGCACCACGTGGTGCAGCTGGGCACCCTTTG ACCAGGACAACTACAAGGAGCTTTTTGGTGCACTGGACAACGCTTTCTTGGTGGCCTACGCCATTGGGATGTTTATCAG TGGCATTTTTGGAGAGCGGCTGCCCCTACGGTACTACCTGTCAGGGGGAATGGTGCTGAGCGGGCTCTTCACGGCGCTCTTTGGCCTTGGCTATTTCTGGGACATCCACGTCCTCTGGTACTTCATCATCATGCAG GTCTGCAATGGGCTGGTGCAGACGACCGGCTGGCCGTCCGTCGTGGCTTGTGTTGGGAACTGGTTTGGGAAAGGAAA GAGGGGTTTGATCATGGGCATCTGGAACTCACACACCTCTGTGGGCAACATCCTGGGCTCGCTCATCGCAGGCATCTGGGTCTCTTCCAAATGGGGCTTGTCCTTCATCGTGCCTGGCATCATCATTGCTGCTGTGGGTGTCGCCTGCTTCTTCTTCCTCGTGGAGC ATCCTGACGATGTCGGCTGCAGCCCACCTCTGCATCAC GTGATGTCGGAGGAGAAGGACCCTGAAGGGGTGACCTCTGATGATGGACCACTGGGTACCTCGggccacagcagcactgagcacTTGGAGAGCCCCAAAGAGCCATCTGAGGAGCCTGAAGCCATCAGCTTCCTCGGGGCACTCCGGATCCCT GGCGTGGTGGAGTTCTCCCTTTGCCTGCTGTTTGCCAAGCTGGTGAGCTACACCTTCCTCTACTGGCTGCCCCTCTACATCGTGAATGTTG CGCATTTCGGTGCCAAGGAAGCCGGGGACCTGTCCACCCTCTTTGACGTCGGGGGCATTTTAG GAGGGATCTTCGCTGGGCTCATCTCTGACTACAGTGGTGGCAGGGCCACCACATGCTGCGCGATGCTGGTGGTGGCTGCTCCCATG ctcttcctgtACAACCGCATCGGACAGACTGGCATTGGCACGTCCATAG CCATGCTGATTGTCTGTGGCGCCCTGGTGAATGGCCCCTATGCTCTCATCACAACGGCGGTGTCAGCAGATTTG GGAACCCATGAGTCCCTCAAAGGAAATGCGAAAGCCCTGTCCACCGTCACAGCCATCATCGACGGCACGGGATCCGTGG GTGCTGCGCTGGGCCCACTGCTGGCGGGGCTTATCTCCCCCACAGGCTGGAACAATGTCTTCTACATGCTGATTGCTGCTGACGTCCTGGCTTGCCTG CTTCTTGCTCGTGTGGTGGTCAAAGAGGTACGCGGGTGGTGTGGCTACATGGCAAGGAAGAGAGG
- the SLC37A2 gene encoding glucose-6-phosphate exchanger SLC37A2 isoform X3 encodes MRAALAPGVRLLRALPRDSRYRGLTLVLTFFCYTSYHLSRKPISIVKSQLHPNCSALGVNPHNGSNSTTWCSWAPFDQDNYKELFGALDNAFLVAYAIGMFISGIFGERLPLRYYLSGGMVLSGLFTALFGLGYFWDIHVLWYFIIMQVCNGLVQTTGWPSVVACVGNWFGKGKRGLIMGIWNSHTSVGNILGSLIAGIWVSSKWGLSFIVPGIIIAAVGVACFFFLVEHPDDVGCSPPLHHVMSEEKDPEGVTSDDGPLGTSGHSSTEHLESPKEPSEEPEAISFLGALRIPGVVEFSLCLLFAKLVSYTFLYWLPLYIVNVAHFGAKEAGDLSTLFDVGGILGGIFAGLISDYSGGRATTCCAMLVVAAPMLFLYNRIGQTGIGTSIAMLIVCGALVNGPYALITTAVSADLGTHESLKGNAKALSTVTAIIDGTGSVGAALGPLLAGLISPTGWNNVFYMLIAADVLACLLLARVVVKEVRGWCGYMARKRG; translated from the exons CTACCGGGGGCTGACGCTAGTGCTGACCTTCTTCTGCTACACCAGCTACCACCTCTCCCGAAAACCCATCAGCATTGTCAAG AGCCAGCTGCATCCCAACTGCTCGGCGCTGGGCGTGAACCCCCACAATGGCTCCAACAGCACCACGTGGTGCAGCTGGGCACCCTTTG ACCAGGACAACTACAAGGAGCTTTTTGGTGCACTGGACAACGCTTTCTTGGTGGCCTACGCCATTGGGATGTTTATCAG TGGCATTTTTGGAGAGCGGCTGCCCCTACGGTACTACCTGTCAGGGGGAATGGTGCTGAGCGGGCTCTTCACGGCGCTCTTTGGCCTTGGCTATTTCTGGGACATCCACGTCCTCTGGTACTTCATCATCATGCAG GTCTGCAATGGGCTGGTGCAGACGACCGGCTGGCCGTCCGTCGTGGCTTGTGTTGGGAACTGGTTTGGGAAAGGAAA GAGGGGTTTGATCATGGGCATCTGGAACTCACACACCTCTGTGGGCAACATCCTGGGCTCGCTCATCGCAGGCATCTGGGTCTCTTCCAAATGGGGCTTGTCCTTCATCGTGCCTGGCATCATCATTGCTGCTGTGGGTGTCGCCTGCTTCTTCTTCCTCGTGGAGC ATCCTGACGATGTCGGCTGCAGCCCACCTCTGCATCAC GTGATGTCGGAGGAGAAGGACCCTGAAGGGGTGACCTCTGATGATGGACCACTGGGTACCTCGggccacagcagcactgagcacTTGGAGAGCCCCAAAGAGCCATCTGAGGAGCCTGAAGCCATCAGCTTCCTCGGGGCACTCCGGATCCCT GGCGTGGTGGAGTTCTCCCTTTGCCTGCTGTTTGCCAAGCTGGTGAGCTACACCTTCCTCTACTGGCTGCCCCTCTACATCGTGAATGTTG CGCATTTCGGTGCCAAGGAAGCCGGGGACCTGTCCACCCTCTTTGACGTCGGGGGCATTTTAG GAGGGATCTTCGCTGGGCTCATCTCTGACTACAGTGGTGGCAGGGCCACCACATGCTGCGCGATGCTGGTGGTGGCTGCTCCCATG ctcttcctgtACAACCGCATCGGACAGACTGGCATTGGCACGTCCATAG CCATGCTGATTGTCTGTGGCGCCCTGGTGAATGGCCCCTATGCTCTCATCACAACGGCGGTGTCAGCAGATTTG GGAACCCATGAGTCCCTCAAAGGAAATGCGAAAGCCCTGTCCACCGTCACAGCCATCATCGACGGCACGGGATCCGTGG GTGCTGCGCTGGGCCCACTGCTGGCGGGGCTTATCTCCCCCACAGGCTGGAACAATGTCTTCTACATGCTGATTGCTGCTGACGTCCTGGCTTGCCTG CTTCTTGCTCGTGTGGTGGTCAAAGAGGTACGCGGGTGGTGTGGCTACATGGCAAGGAAGAGAGG